In Nicotiana tabacum cultivar K326 chromosome 17, ASM71507v2, whole genome shotgun sequence, one DNA window encodes the following:
- the LOC107763220 gene encoding 30-kDa cleavage and polyadenylation specificity factor 30, with protein MDDGEGGLSFDFEGALDTLPTHPTASVPVIQSSDHYNTITTAGPDPSASTASVPTVGLGQGQLGDGSFVGNRRSFRQTVCRHWLRSLCMKGDACGFLHQYDKSRMPICRFFRLYGECREPDCVYKHTNEDIKECNMYKLGFCPNGPDCRYRHAKLPGPPPPVEEVLQKIQNLTSYNYGYSNRFLQNRNANYSTQADKSPTQQVQNVMNQAVKSTAVEPPIGPQHQAHQQQVQQPQHHSAPTQTQTLPNGQQNQADRTAIPLPQGTSRYFIVKSCNPENLELSVQQGVWATQRSNEAKLNEAFDSVENVILVFSINRTRHFQGLAKMTSRIGGASKGGNWKHEHGTAHFGRNFSVKWLKLCELSFQKTRHLRNPYNENLPVKISRDCQELEISVGEKLASLLYLEPDSELMAISLAAESKREEERAKGVNPDNGNENPDIVPFEDNEEEEEEESEEEDESFGQAFGPAAFDRGSGRGIVWPPIVPFGRGARPYPGMRGFPPRMMSDGFSYGSMTPDGFPMSDLFGMGGRPFGPFGPRFPGDMMFHNRPPAAGGFGMMMGPGTAPFMGGMGPGATGPPRGGRPMGMHPSFIPPPSQPSQNPRVKRDPKDPLNERIDRFSSGSDQRRGQEMAGSVGGPDEGVSYPQTGNSFRNDESESEDEAPRRSRHGDGKK; from the exons ATGGATGATGGAGAAGGAGGATTAAGCTTTGACTTCGAAGGCGCGCTAGACACATTGCCTACACACCCAACTGCATCAGTACCAGTAATACAATCCTCAGACCATTACAACACCATCACCACTGCGGGACCCGACCCGAGTGCTTCTACTGCCTCAGTCCCTACAGTCGGACTAGGGCAAGGGCAATTAGGCGATGGTTCATTTGTTGGGAATCGTAGAAGCTTCAGGCAGACTGTTTGCCGGCATTGGCTGCGGTCGCTGTGTATGAAAGGTGATGCCTGTGGTTTCCTCCACCAATATGATAAGTCTCGAATGCCTATTTGCAGGTTTTTTCGACTCTACGGAGAGTGTCGTGAGCCGGATTGTGTTTATAAGCACACCAATGAGGATATTAAAGAGTGTAACAT GTATAAATTGGGATTTTGCCCGAATGGTCCTGATTGCCGGTATAGACATGCAAAGCTGCCTGGACCTCCACCTCCAGTGGAAGAAGTTCTTCAGAAAATTCAGAATTTGACATCCTACAACTATGGTTACTCAAACCGGTTTTTACAGAACCGCAATGCTAATTATTCAACTCAGGCAGACAAATCTCCTACTCAGCAAGTACAGAATGTAATGAATCAAGCAGTGAAATCTACAGCTGTAGAGCCACCCATTGGACCGCAGCACCAGGCACATCAACAGCAAGTTCAACAGCCTCAACATCACAGTGCCCCAACTCAAACACAAACTCTTCCTAATGGCCAGCAAAATCAGGCGGATAGAACTGCAATACCCCTGCCTCAAGGAACATCTAG GTACTTTATAGTTAAAAGCTGCAACCCTGAGAATCTTGAATTGTCAGTACAACAAGGAGTTTGGGCAACTCAACGAAGCAATGAAGCTAAACTAAATGAAGCTTTCGATTCTGTGGAAAATGTCATTCTAGTTTTTTCGATCAACCGGACTAGACATTTTCAG GGTCTTGCAAAAATGACATCTAGAATTGGTGGTGCTTCTAAAGGAGGAAACTGGAAGCATGAACATGGAACTGCACATTTTGGACGGAATTTTTCAGTAAAATGGTTAAAG CTCTGTGAACTGTCCTTCCAGAAAACTCGCCATTTGAGGAATCCATATAATGAAAACTTACCTGTGAAG ATAAGCAGAGATTGTCAAGAACTAGAGATCTCTGTTGGAGAGAAGTTAGCTTCTTTACTCTATCTAGAACCAGACAGTGAACTTAtg GCAATCTCACTTGCAGCAGAATCCAAGCGAGAGGAGGAAAGAGCAAAGGGAGTAAACCCTGACAATGGGAATGAGAACCCAGATATTGTACCTTTTGAAGacaatgaagaagaggaagaggaagaaagtGAGGAGGAGGATGAGAGCTTTGGTCAAGCTTTTGGACCAGCTGCTTTTGACAGAGGAAGTGGTAGGGGAATTGTATGGCCTCCTATAGTTCCTTTTGGACGTGGAGCCAGGCCTTATCCTGGGATGCGGGGCTTCCCTCCACGCATGATGAGTGATGGGTTTTCTTATGGATCAATGACACCTGATGGTTTTCCTATGTCGGATCTTTTTGGAATGGGCGGCCGACCTTTTGGACCATTTGGCCCTCGATTCCCAGGTGATATGATGTTTCACAACCGTCCTCCAGCTGCCGGTGGATTTGGGATGATGATGGGTCCAGGAACGGCCCCTTTCATGGGTGGAATGGGTCCTGGAGCAACTGGCCCACCCAGAGGTGGTCGGCCAATGGGAATGCATCCATCATTTATTCCACCCCCATCACAACCTTCTCAAAATCCTAGGGTCAAAAGGGATCCGAAAGATCCACTTAATGAAAGGATTGATAGATTCAGTTCAGGTTCAGATCAACGTAGGGGTCAAGAGATGGCAGGCTCAGTTGGTGGACCAGATGAAGGAGTAAGTTATCCACAAACTGGAAACAGCTTTAGAAATGATGAAAGCGAAAGCGAGGATGAAGCACCTAGAAGGTCCAGACATGGGGATGGAAAGAAATAG